The Vicia villosa cultivar HV-30 ecotype Madison, WI linkage group LG1, Vvil1.0, whole genome shotgun sequence genome includes a region encoding these proteins:
- the LOC131611026 gene encoding nucleobase-ascorbate transporter 4: MAAGEGGGGGGGGGGGGGGGGGGGGKVDVFQPHPVKDQLPGVDYCVTSSPSWPEGILLAFQHYLVMLGTIVIVSTILVPLMGGGDVEKARMIQTLLFVGGIKTLLQTWFGTRLPVVVGASFSFLIPAISVALSTRMSVFPDPHERFKRSMRAIQGALIIASFVQIMIGFFGFWGIFARFLSPLSAVPLVTLTSLGFFVLWFPRLADCVEIGLPALVILVILSQYIPQKMRSRGVDRVAIIVTIGIAWLFAEILTAGGAYNKRPQLTQFSCRTDRSGLITAARWISIPYPLQWGTPSFNAGDIFAMIAASLVAIVESTGTFIAASRFGSATPVPPSVLSRGVGWLGIGTFVDGIFGAATGSAASVQNAGLLGLTRVGSRRVIQLSAGFMFFFSIFGKFGAVIAAIPLPIVAAVYCVLFAFVASAGLSFLQFCNLNSNRSMFIVGLSLFIGLSIPQYFNEYLALSGHGPVHTGSTSFNNIVQVIFSSPATVAIIVAYLLDSTMNRAHASTRRDSGRHWWEKFRNFNQDIRSEEFYALPFKLSSYFPSY; encoded by the exons ATGGCAGCAGGTGAaggcggtggtggtggtggtggtggtggtggaggagGAGGTGGAGGTGGTGGAGGAGGAGGAAAAGTTGATGTGTTTCAACCACATCCTGTCAAGGATCAACTTCCTGGTGTTGATTACTGTGTTACAAGCTCACCTTCATGGC CTGAAGGGATTTTACTTGCGTTTCAACACTACCTTGTTATGCTTGGAACCATTGTCATTGTTTCGACTATACTTGTTCCTTTGATGGGTGGTGGCGAT GTGGAAAAAGCTCGAATGATACAAACACTACTGTTTGTTGGAGGCATTAAGACATTGTTGCAGACTTGGTTTGGAACAAGGCTTCCTGTGGTTGTAGGAGCATCGTTTTCTTTTCTCATTCCTGCTATTTCTGTGGCTCTTTCAACTAGAATGAGTGTGTTCCCTGATCCTCATGAG AGGTTTAAACGTTCCATGAGAGCCATACAAGGGGCTTTGATTATTGCTTCTTTTGTTCAAATCATGATTGGCTTTTTCGGATTCTGGGGGATTTTCGCAAG GTTTCTAAGCCCTCTCAGCGCGGTTCCTCTTGTCACTCTAACCAGCCTAGGATTCTTTGTCCTATGGTTTCCAAGA TTGGCAGATTGTGTTGAGATTGGTCTTCCTGCATTGGTGATTCTGGTTATCCTGTCTCAA TACATTCCACAAAAGATGAGATCAAGAGGAGTCGACCGCGTTGCAATCATAGTCACAATTGGAATTGCATGGCTATTTGCTGAAATTCTGACCGCGGGTGGTGCATATAATAAAAGACCACAATTGACTCAATTTAGTTGCCGTACTGACCGATCCGGGTTGATCACTGCAGCTCGTTG GATAAGTATCCCGTATCCGTTGCAATGGGGAACCCCGTCTTTCAATGCTGGTGATATTTTCGCAATGATTGCTGCTTCTCTTGTTGCCATTGTAGAG TCAACTGGGACATTCATTGCAGCGTCGAGATTTGGCAGTGCAACACCTGTTCCGCCTTCTGTGCTTAGCCGTGGCGTTGGCTGGCTG GGTATTGGCACTTTCGTGGATGGCATTTTTGGCGCGGCAACTGGATCCGCTGCATCAGT CCAAAATGCAGGACTGTTGGGTCTAACACGAGTCGGGAGTCGAAGAGTCATTCAATTATCAGCTGGATTTATGTTTTTCTTTTCTATATTTG GTAAATTTGGAGCAGTGATTGCCGCAATACCATTGCCAATAGTAGCAGCTGTTTATTGCGTTCTCTTTGCCTTCGTTG CATCAGCTGGACTTAGTTTTCTGCAATTCTGCAACCTAAACAGCAACCGATCAATGTTCATCGTCGGCTTATCTCTCTTCATCGGTTTATCCATTCCACAATATTTCAACGAATATCTAGCCCTATCTGGACACGGCCCGGTTCACACTGGCTCCACTTCG TTCAACAATATAGTGCAAGTGATTTTCTCATCTCCAGCAACTGTGGCAATTATAGTTGCTTACTTATTGGATTCGACTATGAACCGCGCACACGCCTCAACTCGCCGAGACAGTGGGAGACACTGGTGGGAGAAATTCAGGAACTTCAATCAAGATATCAGAAGTGAAGAGTTCTATGCCTTGCCTTTCAAACTTAGCAGCTATTTCCCTTCATATTAA